A region of Candidatus Hydrogenedentota bacterium DNA encodes the following proteins:
- a CDS encoding enoyl-CoA hydratase, which produces MSDTERTTEAILSSEENRVLYIVFNRYEKKNALNHSMYARLAALLDHATATPSIRAVCFCGSKDIFCGGNDIKDFLSATMQDENAPVLQFLRAVIDFPKPMVAAVEGAAIGIGTTLLLHCDLVYASKAAYFQTPFTGLALCPEAASSVLLPKVVGLTRASAMLLLGQKIDAATALSWGLLTEILPEESFNQSLTKRLNILTALPPEAVRATKALLRAPLREACQEGLQREIDLFTQRLSSPEAAEAVQAFLERRPPDFSHFE; this is translated from the coding sequence ATGAGCGATACAGAACGTACAACAGAAGCGATTTTAAGCAGCGAAGAGAATCGAGTTCTCTATATTGTTTTTAACCGTTATGAGAAAAAGAACGCTCTTAACCATAGCATGTACGCCCGGCTGGCTGCGCTTTTAGATCATGCCACGGCCACGCCGAGCATACGCGCCGTGTGTTTTTGCGGCAGTAAAGATATCTTTTGCGGCGGCAACGATATCAAAGATTTTTTGTCGGCAACCATGCAAGATGAAAATGCGCCTGTTCTACAATTTTTGCGGGCTGTGATCGACTTCCCCAAACCCATGGTCGCCGCGGTGGAAGGCGCTGCCATCGGCATCGGAACCACCCTGTTGCTCCATTGCGATTTGGTCTATGCCTCGAAAGCGGCGTATTTTCAAACGCCCTTCACAGGGCTTGCCTTGTGTCCGGAAGCAGCCTCCAGCGTGCTCTTGCCCAAAGTCGTCGGATTGACGCGGGCATCAGCCATGCTATTGCTGGGGCAGAAGATTGACGCAGCAACCGCCTTGTCGTGGGGACTGCTCACCGAAATACTGCCGGAAGAAAGTTTTAATCAGTCGTTGACAAAACGGCTTAACATCCTGACCGCCCTGCCGCCCGAAGCGGTGCGTGCCACGAAAGCGCTCCTCCGTGCGCCCTTGCGTGAGGCGTGTCAAGAAGGACTGCAACGAGAAATTGATCTGTTTACACAACGTCTGTCGTCGCCGGAAGCGGCTGAAGCGGTACAAGCCTTCCTTGAACGCCGCCCACCGGATTTCAGTCATTTTGAATAA
- the lpdA gene encoding dihydrolipoyl dehydrogenase: protein MADIKKTQLAVIGAGPGGYAAAFHAADLGLEVSLIDVQLNPGGTCLYRGCIPSKALLHVAKLINDAREAEEWGLTFTPPELNLDKMRDRTNLVIEQMTGGLGQLCRARKITYIRARASFVNSRRLILFNEDGSDDYLDPEHIIIATGSRPTLFGPLIKSERLMNSTNALQINRIPSSLLVIGGGYIGLELGSVYAALGSEVTVVEATDRLLTGVDHDLVVPLQKRLEQNFKGVLLSTKVMEMKELEDGVRVQFENGAGEKSSAVYDKVLISVGRKPNSQGLNLADTGVKTDSKGFIVVDEQRRTAEPHIFAIGDVTGQPMLAHKASAEGKVAAAVIAGKKAAFEPMAIPAVVFTDPEIAICGETENSAKAKGLSVHVAKFPWTASGRASTLSSSDGLTKILVDAETSQILGMGIVGNSAGELISEGALAIEMGAVAEDLDMTIHPHPTLSETVMESAAAIFGQSTHIYRPAKK from the coding sequence ATGGCCGATATAAAGAAAACGCAACTGGCTGTTATTGGAGCGGGACCGGGCGGTTATGCCGCCGCTTTTCATGCGGCGGATCTGGGTTTGGAAGTAAGCCTGATCGACGTGCAACTCAATCCCGGCGGCACCTGTCTGTATCGGGGCTGCATCCCGTCGAAGGCGCTGCTTCATGTTGCAAAGCTTATCAACGATGCCCGCGAAGCAGAGGAATGGGGCTTGACCTTTACTCCGCCTGAATTGAATCTCGATAAAATGCGCGACCGCACCAACCTCGTGATTGAGCAAATGACCGGCGGCCTTGGCCAACTCTGCCGCGCCCGGAAGATCACCTATATCCGCGCCCGCGCCTCTTTTGTGAACAGCCGCAGACTCATCCTCTTCAACGAAGACGGTTCCGATGATTATCTTGATCCTGAACATATTATCATCGCCACCGGTTCACGACCCACCCTCTTCGGACCGCTCATCAAATCAGAACGTCTGATGAATTCAACCAATGCGCTGCAAATCAACAGAATCCCCTCCTCCTTGCTCGTCATTGGCGGCGGCTACATAGGATTGGAGTTGGGTTCCGTCTATGCAGCACTCGGCTCTGAAGTGACCGTCGTTGAGGCGACTGACCGCTTATTGACCGGTGTAGATCATGATCTCGTTGTACCACTGCAAAAACGTCTGGAACAGAATTTTAAAGGGGTCCTGTTATCGACGAAGGTCATGGAAATGAAGGAACTGGAAGATGGCGTCCGCGTTCAATTCGAAAATGGCGCCGGTGAAAAGAGCAGCGCAGTTTACGATAAAGTTCTCATTTCGGTGGGGCGCAAACCCAACTCGCAAGGGCTTAACCTCGCTGATACAGGCGTTAAAACAGACTCTAAAGGCTTCATCGTCGTTGATGAACAGCGGCGTACGGCTGAACCCCATATTTTTGCCATTGGCGACGTGACCGGTCAGCCCATGCTCGCCCACAAAGCCTCAGCAGAAGGAAAAGTGGCGGCTGCTGTGATTGCCGGCAAAAAAGCTGCCTTCGAACCAATGGCGATTCCTGCGGTGGTCTTCACCGATCCCGAGATTGCTATTTGCGGTGAAACAGAAAACAGCGCCAAAGCCAAAGGGCTATCCGTTCATGTGGCGAAATTCCCCTGGACGGCTTCCGGCCGCGCCAGTACCCTGAGCAGTTCCGACGGGCTCACCAAAATTTTGGTAGATGCGGAAACAAGCCAAATCCTTGGCATGGGCATTGTCGGTAACAGCGCAGGAGAACTCATCTCCGAAGGGGCACTCGCCATTGAAATGGGCGCCGTTGCCGAAGACCTAGACATGACCATTCACCCCCATCCCACCCTGAGCGAAACGGTGATGGAATCAGCTGCCGCCATTTTCGGACAAAGTACCCACATTTACCGGCCTGCAAAAAAATAA